In one Lolium rigidum isolate FL_2022 chromosome 3, APGP_CSIRO_Lrig_0.1, whole genome shotgun sequence genomic region, the following are encoded:
- the LOC124694891 gene encoding BTB/POZ and MATH domain-containing protein 2-like, with protein sequence MSTSSPSAVGNIDGGSASSLTASAIVAQAVSRSHVLKIDGYSLTKGLGNGKFIKSESFHIGGHRWFMQYYPNGRCSDDAGWISIVLHLDQTDVKEVKAQFNISLLDQHGKAVKSHSTSSQLLCDFKATGEKWGYNEFIKSNELEESAYLKDDVFRVRCDLTVVKEIVTELITPAVIVPPSDIHHHLAHLFSVGEGSDVTFEVGGQMFPAHRYILAARSSVFRAELLGPMKENTATHIQISDMEARVFRALLHFIYADSLPEMDENDTAAAMAQHLLVAADRYNMERLRLICEEKLCNYLCKSTVATTLVLAEQHGCSALKNACFKFLTCPGNLKAVMASEGFQHLRTSCPSVLDELVAKLAP encoded by the coding sequence ATGTCCACCTCTTCTCCGTCTGCCGTCGGTAATATCGACGGTGGCAGCGCATCGTCGCTGACCGCATCGGCCATCGTCGCGCAGGCGGTGTCCAGGTCCCACGTCCTCAAGATCGACGGGTACTCCCTCACCAAGGGGCTCGGCAACGGCAAATTCATCAAGTCCGAATCATTTCACATCGGAGGCCATCGCTGGTTTATGCAGTACTATCCCAACGGTCGCTGCTCAGATGACGCCGGTTGGATATCCATTGTTCTTCATCTTGACCAGACCGACGTCAAGGAGGTCAAGGCACAGTTCAATATTAGTTTACTCGATCAGCACGGGAAAGCAGTGAAATCACACAGCACAAGCAGCCAGCTACTGTGCGACTTCAAAGCCACAGGAGAAAAGTGGGGCTACAATGAATTCATCAAAAGTAACGAATTGGAGGAATCGGCTTACTTGAAGGATGATGTCTTCAGAGTCAGGTGTGATCTCACGGTGGTAAAGGAGATTGTCACTGAGCTCATCACACCGGCAGTCATAGTGCCACCTTCAGACATACACCATCATCTTGCCCATCTATTCTCCGTTGGCGAGGGCTCGGATGTCACTTTTGAGGTTGGCGGCCAGATGTTCCCCGCGCATAGGTACATTCTTGCTGCTCGGTCCTCTGTCTTCAGGGCGGAGCTCCTTGGTCCGATGAAGGAAAATACTGCCACTCACATACAGATCAGCGACATGGAAGCCAGAGTGTTTAGAGCTCTGTTGCACTTCATCTATGCCGACTCATTGCCTGAGATGGACGAGAATGACACGGCTGCAGCGATGGCTCAGCATTTGCTTGTGGCGGCAGATAGGTACAACATGGAGAGGCTAAGGTTGATCTGCGAGGAGAAGCTCTGCAACTACCTATGCAAAAGCACTGTGGCGACTACCCTGGTGCTGGCTGAGCAGCATGGTTGCAGTGCGCTCAAGAATGCCTGCTTCAAGTTTCTCACTTGTCCCGGAAACCTGAAAGCAGTCATGGCGAGCGAGGGGTTTCAGCACCTGAGGACCAGCTGCCCCTCTGTTCTGGATGAGTTAGTCGCAAAGCTTGCTCCGTGA